A genomic region of Carassius carassius chromosome 27, fCarCar2.1, whole genome shotgun sequence contains the following coding sequences:
- the slc25a24 gene encoding mitochondrial adenyl nucleotide antiporter SLC25A24: protein MYQLIRKFVFTESHCMEEDNTNSFEELFEKLDVNKDGKVDVSELKTGLAAMGFSMGKGEAQKIVASGDTDKDEGLDFEEFSKYLKEHEKKLKLTFKSLDKNQDGCIDAKEIQQSLKDIGINLTDRDAEKILNSIDVDGTMSVDWNEWREHFLFNPADDLQEIIRYWKHSTVLDIGDSLTIPDEFTEEEKTTGIWWRQLAAGGVAGAISRTGTAPLDRMKVFMQVHSSKTNKISLVGGFKQMIKEGGVASLWRGNGVNVIKIAPETAIKFMAYEQYKKLLTKDGGKIRSHERFMAGSLAGATAQTAIYPMEVMKTRLTLRKTGQYSGMFDCAKKILKKEGVKAFYKGYVPNILGIIPYAGIDLAVYETLKNAWLSKYAKDTANPGVLVLLGCGTISSTCGQLASYPLALVRTRMQAQASMEGSEQVSMSKLVKKIMQKEGVFGLYRGILPNFMKVIPAVSISYVVYEYMRSGLGISK, encoded by the exons ATGTATCAGCTTATAAGGAAATTCGTGTTCACCGAATCGCATTGCATGGAAGAGGACAACACGAACAGTTTCGAGGAGTTGTTTGAGAAGCTGGATGTTAACAAAGATGGGAAAGTGGATGTTTCTGAGCTCAAGACGGGCCTGGCTGCTATGGGCTTCTCTATGGGCAAAGGAGAAGCGCAG AAAATTGTTGCCTCTGGAGACACTGATAAGGATGAAGGGCTGGACTTTGAGGAGTTTTCAAAGTATCTGAAAGAACACGAGAAAAAACTCAAACTGACCTTCAAGAGTCTGGACAAAAATCAGGACG GTTGCATCGATGCCAAAGAAATCCAGCAGTCACTTAAAGACATAGGCATAAACTTGACAGATCGAGATGCAGAGAAGATCCTCAACAG TATTGATGTGGATGGAACCATGTCTGTGGATTGGAATGAATGGAGAGAGCATTTCCTCTTCAACCCAGCAGATGACCTTCAGGAAATCATACGCTACTGGAAACACTCAACT GTGTTGGATATAGGTGACAGTCTAACTATTCCAGATGAGTTCACTGAGGAGGAAAAGACCACAGGCATCTGGTGGAGGCAGCTTGCTGCTGGGGGCGTGGCAGGGGCGATCTCTCGAACAGGCACCGCCCCCTTGGACAGAATGAAAGTCTTCATGCAG GTTCATTCCTCAAAAACCAACAAAATCAGTCTGGTGGGTGGGTTCAAGCAGATGATTAaagaagggggcgtggcctctctGTGGCGGGGTAATGGAGTCAACGTCATAAAAATCGCCCCAGAAACTGCAATCAAATTCATGGCATATGAGCAG TATAAGAAATTGTTGACCAAAGATGGTGGGAAAATCCGGTCACATGAGCGGTTCATGGCTGGATCTCTGGCTGGTGCGACCGCTCAAACCGCCATCTACCCCATGGAG gTAATGAAGACCAGACTTACTCTGAGGAAGACTGGCCAGTATTCTGGGATGTTTGACTGTGCCAAGAAGATTCTGAAGAAGGAGGGAGTGAAGGCCTTTTATAAAGGCTATGTACCCAATATCCTGGGAATTATTCCGTATGCTGGAATAGATTTAGCAGTGTATGAG ACCCTGAAGAACGCCTGGTTGTCTAAGTATGCTAAAGACACTGCTAACCCAGGGGTGCTGGTTCTTCTTGGCTGTGGGACCATTTCTAGCACATGTGGCCAGTTGGCTAGTTACCCTCTCGCTTTGGTCCGCACACGCATGCAGGCCCAGG CATCAATGGAGGGATCGGAACAGGTGTCCATGTCCAAGTTAGTGAAGAAGATCATGCAGAAGGAGGGCGTTTTTGGGCTTTACCGTGGGATCCTGCCCAATTTCATGAAAGTGATTCCAGCTGTCAGCATCAGCTATGTGGTGTATGAGTACATGAGGTCTGGACTAGGCATCTCAAAATGA